In Gemmatimonadota bacterium, the DNA window GCCGCGCCCATCTTCGCCGGCCATGAGAACGAAGGACACGCCTGATGTCAGCACCTACGAGCAGATCCAGCGACAGCCAGCCTACAGGTCATGGTATGGTCACGTATCTCTTGGTCTATTCAGATCCTATATTCTTGGCCAGACCCTAGGGTCACGGTCCAAAACCCGCAGACCAACTCCACATCGACCCGCCGCTTTCGTTGAAGTCCGCAATCTCGTGCCAGACAGGAGTTTTCGGCACGCACAAGACACCCCTCGAACATCGCGAGTCTCACGGAAGCCCGGTGAGTGCCCGCAGATAAGCAGCCAGCTGCTTCTTCTCGTCCGGATTGAGCTGAAGCGGCGCGATTCTGGAGTCCAGGTTCGGGTTGGGGTTCCCGCCCCGGTCATAGTGCTCGATCACTTCCTCGAGCGTATCCATGCTGCCGTCGTGCATGTATGGTGCTGTGCGGGCCACGTTCCGGAGCGAAGGTGTGTTGAACTTCCCGCGGTCAGATATCTGACCCGTGACTTCGAATCGCCCCAAATCAGTGCTGCCCCATCCGACACCTGTGTTGTGGAACCGCTCGTCACTCAGGAGCGGGCGGTTGTGACATGCCACGCAGTTGGCCTTTTCGCGGAACAGCTCGAACCCGGCGCGGGCATCGGGGCCGAGGGCCGACTCATCTCCCGAGGCGTAGCGATCG includes these proteins:
- a CDS encoding c-type cytochrome — translated: MRTLRSGNSPADRYASGDESALGPDARAGFELFREKANCVACHNRPLLSDERFHNTGVGWGSTDLGRFEVTGQISDRGKFNTPSLRNVARTAPYMHDGSMDTLEEVIEHYDRGGNPNPNLDSRIAPLQLNPDEKKQLAAYLRALTGLP